The genomic segment GGCACAGACCGAGGCGCCCTTGGGAGCCTACGCAGCGCAGGCGGACGCGACCATCAAGGCGGTACAAGCCCAGATCAAAACCGCGCCGTCGCCTGTAAAGGTTGCGGAGAAGATATTGGCGGCAATCAACGGCCCATACAAAATGCGTCAACCGGCCGGCGGCCAGGCGACGCTTCTAAGCCGGCTGCGCAGGTTTATGCCGGCAAACGCGGTCGACAGCAGCCTGCGCAAGACGTTCGGCTTCGGAAAGCGTCCTGCGTCCTAAAGCGCGTCACGTCAAACTTGATTCATGCGACGCGCTTTAGCTCTTTGTTTTCACGCATGTCGTTGCCGCAAAACCGCGGCACACTTTCGCGCGACATGCTTTAGACTAAAGCCTCTTCTGGTCAGATTGAAGCATTCTGCCGGAGCAGATTTTCGTCAGGGTGGAGCCGACCTCCTCTCATCCTGGCGGAAAGATGCCCGCCCCACAGGCCGCATCGCTGCGCTAGAATGAGACTATCTGATCTCTGATTGAAATAGCCTTCCAGCCTCATCGGAATGCATTATCAAGCCCTGATCGTTTGACTTGCTTTTCGGCTATTTCGTCTTGTTCATACGCTCCGTTAGTTTTCGAAAAATCGAACTTCGGGCAACCGAATAACCGAACTTGCGACCAACGCTCGTGCTCATCACCAGATTTGCCAATGTCGAGCTGCGCATGACGGCATCCTCGCGGATAAGGCGCTCGTCGTAGCGCCCCTGGCTGTCAGCTATGATGCGTTTTGCAGCATTATGTCCCGGTGCACCAGAGACGCCGCCGCCAGGATGACTGCCCGAACCACAGAGATAATATCCTTCCACCGGCGTGCGATAGTGTGCGGCTTCCTCGATCGGACGTTTGTCAAAGTTATTCTCGGTGCCGACCATCGAGGAATGGAATATGTTGCCGCCGGTGATATTGTAGACCTGCTCAAGATCGCGCGGCGTGATGATATGACGCCCAAGAATTCTGCCGCGAAGATTGGGCGCGTAACGGAAGTAGACCTCGAGAACCTTGTCGGCCCATTCGTCTTTCCGACTATCCCAGTTGCCCTCTGCGAGATCAAATGGTAATTGCTGCACGCCGAGCGATATCGTGTGATGTCCGGGCGTTTCGACCAAGCCGGGATGTGTAACGGAAGGTATCAGTGCTTCGATCACGAAATCGTCCGGGAAGCTGCCCCTTTTTTGTGCCTCCCAGGCCTTTTCGTAAAGGGCTGGGCTCGCTCCCATGATGACGAGACCCTGGTGTTGCGGTCCCGTCTTGCCTGGCGCGAAACCCACATAATCGGGCAACGTGTCGACGAGAAGATGAATACGGGCCATCGAGCCACGAACGTCGATCTCCGATGCCTTCTTTTCAATCGGGGGAGACAAAACGCCTGCATCAAGAAAGCCTTCCAGCGAGCGCCTGGGATCTGCGTTGGAAATGATCAGATCTGCCTCGATCAATTCGCCAGACATCAGTTCCACACCAACTGCCTTGCCTTCTCGAACGATTACCTTGCGAACGGGGGAGCCGGTTCTGACGGAACCGCCGTGCGCTTCAAGCCCCTTGGCAAGCGCATTCGAAATCATACCCATTCCACCTTGCGGAAGGCCGTACTGACCATAATTGCCTTCGAACTCGCCCTGAGCGTGGTAGCCGTAGACATAGGCCGTCCCGGGTGTTCGTGGGCCGCCCCAGGTCGAAACCATCCCCATGAACATCATAAAGCCGCGAAGACGGTCGCTTTCGAAATATCGCGAAAGCAAATCCTCTGCAGAAATTAGGACGAACTCGTTGAACAGTTCAGTTTCGCCGGCCTGCTCGAAAACCTCGCGAAGTTCCTCGACAGAAGGCGGATCACTCATCAAAAGCGCGCCGGTTAACTCGCCAAAACGCCTGAGTCTGGTTCCAAAGCGCATGAAATTTGCGCCGTCGCGAGTGTTGTGCTTTTCGATCGACTTCAGCGTGCGATCGATATCGCGCCAAAGCATCACATGGTCGCCATCTTCCCACAGACCCATCTCCAGCATCTCGGGTGCGACCGAGACCAGACCGAATTTCTTCAATTCCAGGTCCTCGACGACTTCGCGTCGCAGCATCATTTGGATGTAGGAGCAGGAAGAGAACGTCCCGCCGGGGACGAGTTCCTCGCTGACGCAGGCGCCGCCAATCACGTCGCGCGCCTCGACAACAAGGACGCGAAGACCTTCTCTTGCGAGATAATTTGCACAAACAAGCCCATTGTGACCTGCGCCAATCACGATGGCGTCCGTCTTCACCCCAGTTACGGATCCGGTATTCATATCAAGCGGTTCCTTCCATAAAGGCACTCAAGCCGATCAGATTCATCCATTTCTTGGTCACTACCGCGCAGGCACTTTGATCAAGGTGAGGCCGGCTCCCTGCTTTCAAGGCAAAAGTACACGGTAGACTTGGTGGTCGACGAAAGTGCCGTCCGGGTAACCTATAAAATTACCGGTTACGACGCCGGTCGCGCCTTCGAACTCGCCGCCGCCTTCCTTGATGTGCCAGGTGATCGAGCCGATCTCCTTTCCCTCGTCCGCCGGGAGCACCATGCCCGTTTCTGGAGTAAACACGTCAAGGTAGCTGTCGATCTCGGGGAAAAAGACCCGGCCAGCCTCTACGGTTCGGCCATTTCTTGCCATCACTACGGTCTCGAAGCGCGCCTTCCCGCAGGGATTTGAGAGCTGGCCGTCTTGACCGATACCTGCCATATCGGACGTTGCGATAACGCCGTCGGCCGCTGACGAGACGAATCCCTGTGCATGGCCAATCTGCTCTCCTTTTCCAGAAAAAACGATCAGCATCGTTTTCATGCGCATTTGATGTTTCCTTTCACAATTTGAATGTCTTGCGAGTGGGAGGTGTTCACCTAGCTCGCGTGCGGCGCGGCTCTTTGGCGCCCCGACAGATTTTCGACATATCGGTAAGCGACCAGGTAAAGCCCCGTGAGAACAGCCATCATCAGAAGAATGAGGCCACCAACAGCTGCAGCTCGATCGAAGCGATATTCCTGGAATGCCAGCTTGTAGAGATAGGTCGCAAGCACCTCCGAAGACCGCCCGGGACCGCCCTTCGTCATGATCCACGTCATGTCGAAGAACCGGAACGTCCAGAAGAAGTCGAGCAAGCAGGCCGTCAGCATCACCGGAGCGAGATGGGGAAGTGTCACAAGTCGAAATTTGTCCCAAGCGCTCCCTCCGTCGACGTCCATCGCCTCATAGAGATCGTCGGGTACGTTCTGCAGAGCAGCCAACAAGATCAGCGTCAGGAAGGGATACCAATTCCAAATACTGGCGATCGTCACAGCCGCCAGTGCCGAAGACGGTTGCCCAAGCCAGTCAAATGCCCAGCTGGCGAGGCCGATGTCGCGAAACAGGGAATTCAAGAGCCCGAATTGATCCTGATAGATCAGGATCCAAAGGATTGACACAGCCGCGGGGGGGAATAGCCAGGGAATGAACTGCAGCCCCCGCCAAAAGGACTGCATGCTTTTTGCTGAGTTCAATAGAAGCGCAAAGGTCAAGCCGATCAACAAATGCCCTATGACCGTGCCACCGGTAAAGATGAAGCTATTGAGCGTCGAGGTCCAGAACACGTCATCGTGCAGCGCCCATTTGTAGTGGGTAAAGCCGACGAAATGCTGCTCCCCGCGTCGCGTCTGAAAGAAACCCGTGTAGATGCTCGCCACCAGCGGAAATATGCCGGTTATAATCAGAAACAGGAATGTGGGACCGACAAAGAAAGCCCACTCTCGCCGGTAGGTCCTTGCGAGCTTCACGCGGTTCGCACTGACGGGAACCAGAGTTGCTTGAGACTGTTGTTCGATGATCATTTCACACCTCCCGCAACCATCCCCTTGATGAAGACACCTTGGAACAGTGCAAAAACGACAAGCAGGGGAAATGCCGACAGGAAGCTTGCAGCCATCAGCACTTCCCAGCTGATCGTGTAGTGACCAATCAGGAGATTGAGTGCGACTGTAATTGGGCGCGCATCAAGCGAGGCGGTGAATGTCAGCCCGTAGAGGAATTCCTGCCACGCCATCAAGAACGCGAAGATGAACGCTGCCAGAATGCCACCCCAACTAAGCGGAAGCGTGATCCGGAAAAAGCATTCCAGAGACGTGCATCCGTCAATTCGGGCTGCCTGCTCGATGTCTTCGGGTACCCCGTCGAACATTGATTTCAAGATAAGGGTGCAGAACGGCACGGTCAGCGTGGTGTCTAGGAAAATCAGCCCGGTCCAGGTGTCAATAAGACCGCTGGATTTTAGGAACGGGAAGTAACTCAGGACCAGAATCTCAACCGGGATGACCTGGGTGAATAACAGCAGGACGATAAGGGTTCCCGATAGTCCCACTCGATAACGTGACATGCCATATGCAGCCGGCGCCGCCAAAACGATCGTGAAAAACGCCGTGAGAGCGGAGATCCCGACAGAGTTTCGGAACGGCAATACCAGTTCCTCGGTCGAGAACACCTTCAGGAGGTTCTGAAAGGTCACTCGCTCGGGAATAATCTGCTTGAAGAGCAGATCTGCCGGCGTGATCGCGATGATGATCATGTAGGCGATCGGCAGCAGCATTACACCGAGCAAAAGCCCCAGTATGATGTAGGTGTGATAGTTGCCACGTATCAGGCGGCGGACGGCGGAAGCTCTTTCCCGCGGTGCAAGGCTATCGAAGGTCATGGCACACTCCTTTCAGATTGGTGCGCGGCCCATTGGCCGCACACTGCCTTCGCGCTTGGCTATCGGGTGTAGCGGTCTCCGAGTTCGCCGTAGCTCTCGTCCCATTGCTGGTAAAGGTCGGCCCATTGCGCGGCCACCTTGTCCATTCCCTCCTGAGCGGTCTGCTGGTTGGCAACGACGCCATGAAGTTCGGTTCGGAAAATGTCCACTGCCTGCAACAGCTGTGGCGGCATCTCGCTGTAGGTATCGTAGGCGTTGGGGCGCTGCGACTGCTCCAAGGCGACCTTCAGCGAGTCGGATGTGCCTAAGGTGCCCTTCTGGACCTCGTCCCAGATTTCCTTCCGGGTGATAAGGAAAGGCCACTTGTCAGCGATCGCCTGCTGGGTGTCATGGCCTGCGAGCACCTTGATAAACTCCCAGGCGGCTTTCTTGTTTTTCGAGTTGGCGCTGATAGCATAGGTGCTGTCACCGCCCATCAGCATCGCCCCGGTAGTCTTGCCCTTGGGCAGCGGCGAAATGGCCCATTCGAACGTTGGCTTCAACCCCTCGATCACCGCCGGGACACCATTCCAGTCCGGCATCATGGCGACACGCCCGGCTGCAAACGAACTCCTCAGCTTCTCGAAGTCGGTTGT from the Rhizobium sp. CIAT894 genome contains:
- a CDS encoding NAD(P)/FAD-dependent oxidoreductase; amino-acid sequence: MNTGSVTGVKTDAIVIGAGHNGLVCANYLAREGLRVLVVEARDVIGGACVSEELVPGGTFSSCSYIQMMLRREVVEDLELKKFGLVSVAPEMLEMGLWEDGDHVMLWRDIDRTLKSIEKHNTRDGANFMRFGTRLRRFGELTGALLMSDPPSVEELREVFEQAGETELFNEFVLISAEDLLSRYFESDRLRGFMMFMGMVSTWGGPRTPGTAYVYGYHAQGEFEGNYGQYGLPQGGMGMISNALAKGLEAHGGSVRTGSPVRKVIVREGKAVGVELMSGELIEADLIISNADPRRSLEGFLDAGVLSPPIEKKASEIDVRGSMARIHLLVDTLPDYVGFAPGKTGPQHQGLVIMGASPALYEKAWEAQKRGSFPDDFVIEALIPSVTHPGLVETPGHHTISLGVQQLPFDLAEGNWDSRKDEWADKVLEVYFRYAPNLRGRILGRHIITPRDLEQVYNITGGNIFHSSMVGTENNFDKRPIEEAAHYRTPVEGYYLCGSGSHPGGGVSGAPGHNAAKRIIADSQGRYDERLIREDAVMRSSTLANLVMSTSVGRKFGYSVARSSIFRKLTERMNKTK
- a CDS encoding sugar ABC transporter permease, producing the protein MIIEQQSQATLVPVSANRVKLARTYRREWAFFVGPTFLFLIITGIFPLVASIYTGFFQTRRGEQHFVGFTHYKWALHDDVFWTSTLNSFIFTGGTVIGHLLIGLTFALLLNSAKSMQSFWRGLQFIPWLFPPAAVSILWILIYQDQFGLLNSLFRDIGLASWAFDWLGQPSSALAAVTIASIWNWYPFLTLILLAALQNVPDDLYEAMDVDGGSAWDKFRLVTLPHLAPVMLTACLLDFFWTFRFFDMTWIMTKGGPGRSSEVLATYLYKLAFQEYRFDRAAAVGGLILLMMAVLTGLYLVAYRYVENLSGRQRAAPHAS
- a CDS encoding carbohydrate ABC transporter permease, which codes for MTFDSLAPRERASAVRRLIRGNYHTYIILGLLLGVMLLPIAYMIIIAITPADLLFKQIIPERVTFQNLLKVFSTEELVLPFRNSVGISALTAFFTIVLAAPAAYGMSRYRVGLSGTLIVLLLFTQVIPVEILVLSYFPFLKSSGLIDTWTGLIFLDTTLTVPFCTLILKSMFDGVPEDIEQAARIDGCTSLECFFRITLPLSWGGILAAFIFAFLMAWQEFLYGLTFTASLDARPITVALNLLIGHYTISWEVLMAASFLSAFPLLVVFALFQGVFIKGMVAGGVK